The genome window TCACCATGGGTGATCATCCGGGCACCCACGGGTGGGGGCGCTCCTCGCCGCGGGGGCGGAGAGGCCGATCGGGCCTGCCGCCCTCGGCGCGGTGAGGAGTGGCGGACCGGGGCCGGGAACCGCGGGCTCCACGAGCCCGCCGGGCCGATCCCGGGGTGATCAACTGGGCGGTGCGGACGTCCGGGGCGGTGCCCCGGCGATCCGCCGCGACGCCGTGACGCTCACCGGAGCCGCAGGAGCCGATCGGCCTGTGACACGTCCCCCGAGCACGTTCACCGGCGGTCGCTGCAACCGCTCCCCGGCGGCTCGCCGTCAGGATTCAGCTCAGCACCGTGGTGAAGAAGGTCGCTAACCTGGTGGCCCCCGTGTTCACGGTGTCGAATACTCCGCGCACGGCGCTCGCCGCGGCCGTCGGCTGGCTGTACAGGTAGAAGATTAGGAAGGCGATGCCGAGGTAAGTGAGGACCTTCTTGAGCTTCATCTGCTGGCCTCCTGCGGTCACTTTCCGGCGTTTTTACCCGCCCCTGGAAATGATCATAACTTCCTGGGGGGCGAGTAGGCGCTACCGGGTGCCCGTGGGCCGGCGAGGCGTATCAGGCCTCTCACCAGGCAAAACGTCGGCACGCCAGGCATCGCCGGGATCACGCGGCGCCGTCACGGCCGCAGGGAGATCGCCGTCAAGGCCTCACCGGGATAACAGCGAGCTGAGAAACACGGAGAGCCGCTCCGCGCCCACCGTGAACCCGCCGAACAGGCCGCGCACCGCCGCCGCGGCATTCGCCGGCTGGGTGAACAGGTAGAAGATCACGAAGGCGACCGCCAGATAGGCCAAGAACTTTTTCCACGTCATGGGGGTTCCGCCAATCTCGCAACGCTGGGGGATCGCGGGTCAGGGAAGCGTGGTCTTCCCGTTCATCGGGCGAGATTCCCGGGTCATGCGCCGAGGCGGGCCTCGCGGAGCCGGGCCACCGCCCCGGGGTCACCGGCGCATTCGACCCTCGCGTGCTTCTGGCGCCCGAAGACGAACATGGTGAGCTCGGACGGCTCCCCGGTCACCACCACCGTGGGCCCGGGCTTCCGCACGACCGTCTGCCCGCCGCCGATCCGGCGGAGCACGACCCCGACCGGGGACCGGCGCAGGAAGAGCGGGGCGGCCATCCCGAGCCGCTTCCACAGCACGTCCTGGAAGCCCGCGGGCAGCGCGCGCGGCTCCCAGCCGGGTCGGGCCCGGCGGACGTCCTCGTGGTGCACGAAGAGCTCGACGGTGTTGACCAGGCCGTCCAGGCCGGGGATCAGGCCGTACGGTGTCCACCGCGGCGGCCCGTTCCTGATCGCGCGGACGAGCTCGGGGTAGGGGGTGGCCGCCTTGATCCGCCGCTGCACCGACGCGGTGTACCCGGCGAGGAACGGCAGCGCGATGCCGGCGGCCGCGTCGAGACGCCGCTCGCGCAGCACGAGGTGGGCGGCGAGATCGCCGGTGGTCCACCCCGCGCAGAGGGTCGGGGCGTCCGGTCCCGTCTCGTCGAGCAGGTCGCAGAGCGCGGCTCGTTCCTGTGTGGCGTAGGTCACGCGGCCAGCTTAGCCCGCTGCCGCGTGAATCGCGGGGAAGTGCGCGCCGTGCCGGGGTTCGCGGCATTGCCCGTTCGCCCGCGGCGCACGCGGCGCACCCATGGATTCACCAGTCCGGGCGGGCGGGTAACGTCCCTTCTGTTTCGTCCGTAACCCGCACCCGCAGAGAGGATGCCGCCGCGTGCTGAAGGAGGAGCGCCGAGAGGGCGTCGGCGATTCCGTCATGCTCCGTGGGCTCAAGGTCATCGCGGTGGCGATCAGGACGGAGCCGCGCGTCTTCACCGCATCGGTCCTGGCGAGCGCGCTCT of Thermobispora bispora DSM 43833 contains these proteins:
- a CDS encoding TIGR03085 family metal-binding protein; this encodes MTYATQERAALCDLLDETGPDAPTLCAGWTTGDLAAHLVLRERRLDAAAGIALPFLAGYTASVQRRIKAATPYPELVRAIRNGPPRWTPYGLIPGLDGLVNTVELFVHHEDVRRARPGWEPRALPAGFQDVLWKRLGMAAPLFLRRSPVGVVLRRIGGGQTVVRKPGPTVVVTGEPSELTMFVFGRQKHARVECAGDPGAVARLREARLGA